A genomic segment from Tuwongella immobilis encodes:
- a CDS encoding cadherin domain-containing protein, with protein sequence MTRRNPPSRTPSFVRIELLEDRLVPATPLNIAGPDRFTVNSTTAQVLDVLANDLSLYGEAGNVNVVQNDKLNNATSVSLTVPQSTPNFQIIGGNRGDYDVQIGPVRTDDVANGILITSIRELGGRDNSAGGDTAGKNFAIASADGNGTSYFIPVNAVVGNPSAAANSELNHNIAAGYFPYANGWIGGVFDSGTSTLRSSSGLTVGTHFIVAGTGTYTVNLSSLGISSQTGGVLLTVSGDNNSNYTQQRANADGTWTIFNVLGTSDAGALVNGDVTFVYVPNNLPNFASGLVSEDGTIIQGTGFTAVNSANGEIRLTINGYTPADGILLISPEGDGGTDLGDNIVTYGVDGNTFVIQTYDLSSTSPATLVDTNQRMFTFAFIPSSSKLNTPTISKVDGMAISVGGSVTLASGAKVTLTADGKLDYNPNGAFLNKTPNSPGLSSPQDFFSYTVQVAGGGTIDGNVTIDIIAAEDAPTANKDTVTGKLGDTITINPLANDTDPDIRYIVEGANLKAVQNDTANNSTSVTVTVEQGTPNFLINPGTNRGDYEITIGTNVLTDRGDDTRGGVLISTIASTGVDHGQGQGVQFGQAALASASNIAGSANYFIALHTTGPGDEYNDNVSAVYFPYANGWIGGHFSTTDGANGGANTLLVGSPGLVVGTHVINNGSGRTTIDLTSLGINSQEDGILLVNHGKNEDNYGLQVANADGTWSAYVRDTGTSGSGGGEQDPVAFVYVPLNSPGVTVGKFDGNAGILMGSGFTLTKVTGTVGTYRLSIPGQTPRSGALSLTIEAASTTAANFDNIIMYRPDGDDWIIEIRDITGSGATNLPVLEDIGAEVAAVFAFIPFQVADQANLRITQINGVNITVGTPVTLASGSQVTFNADNTFSYVSTTFVGTDTFTYTIVDPTGRTSTGTVEVEVTETNLAPVANDASFSVLENSAAGTVVGTVTASDPNIGTANRTLTYAITAGNTGNAFAINASIGEITVAAGANIDRETLASYLLTITVTDGGSPSLSANASVSILVTDVNEPPTAGNPTFNLPENSPASTIVGTVVANDPDTGTNGLLTFSITGGNTDNAFVINPQTGEITVATGAILDFETLPSYTLTVTVVDAAVTPLSTTSTVTINLTDVNEAPIAVDQSFELLENATTGTTVGTIAASDPDAGSNGTLSYAITGGNTGNVFAINATTGEISVVDPSTININTTPSYSLTITISDGGSPSLSTTITATITITDNNDPPTIGDQSFNVLENAANGTVVGTIVANDPDSGTNGTLTFTAIGGDLGGIFTVNESTGEIIAVNADLLDFETTPTYTFTVRVTDGGTPGLTATATITINVLDVNEAPTLNDISFSIPENSSAGTTVGTITGTDVDAGANGSLSYSITGGNESGAFAINPTTGEITVIDPAPLDFETTPSFTLTVTVSDAGSPSLTASATVTITLTDVNEDPIANSPQTFTVEENASNGTSLGSIVASDPDTGSNGTLSFAITGGNEAGIFAINASTGEITVVDGSQLDFETTPAYTLTIAITDGGSLANFITITAEISVIDVNEAPTGSDLSLSVAENSPVGTVVGTVTGSDPDTGTTGTLTYEIISGDPLGLFAIDPSTGEITVARTAGLDHEALSQVVLVVQIADGGSPSLIATVNVTIAITDVNEPVTLANASVTVAQNAPAGAILAVIAGVDEDSAAPNNTLTYAITGGNTGGAFAINSTTGQLTLANPAALGAAGNVFSLSVTVTDSGRPSFSATATIRVEVTPVNNAPSGTGFATSILENASNGTGIGTVIGSDPDSGNDGTLRYAITGGNIGGVFAIDAATGVISIVNAAELEFDRVPVYELTITVSDQGNPSLSASTVVRIDVIPVIPPVETRPGDLVIGADAGGAPRVQILNPDGSLRADFFAYDVSYTGGVRVALGDINGDGIADIITGTGIGGGPHIRIFDGKTLADLGSFFAYDPSYTGGLSLAVGDIDGDNLADIITGTDAGGGPHVKVFSGRDFRELASFMAYSTDFRGGVSVAFGGQGRIITGAGAGGGPHVKVFNGLTGTELASFFAYEPNFLGGVVVATNRQGEILTTPRTGETRIRAFDGATFVLRNELTPYVPAIVSDPNDGLLDESELAELTAQGGGVFLSGTQLAAPVIPPAPRVSRISATDINGDGIDEWVVANGPGNAQSVISIYARPGQGSFELGETGDNVEGVLEPIRTIAPFGEFNGGIFVGGS encoded by the coding sequence ATGACTCGCCGCAATCCGCCCTCCCGAACGCCGTCGTTTGTGCGAATCGAACTTCTCGAAGATCGACTGGTTCCTGCCACCCCGCTGAACATCGCCGGGCCGGATCGATTCACTGTCAATTCCACCACCGCACAAGTGCTGGATGTCTTGGCGAACGATCTTTCGCTGTATGGCGAGGCCGGGAATGTCAATGTCGTGCAAAACGACAAACTGAATAATGCAACATCCGTGTCCCTGACGGTCCCGCAGAGCACCCCGAACTTTCAGATCATCGGCGGTAACCGTGGCGACTACGATGTGCAGATCGGACCGGTGCGGACGGATGACGTTGCCAACGGGATCCTGATTACCTCGATTCGTGAACTCGGCGGACGGGATAACTCAGCAGGTGGAGACACAGCAGGCAAAAACTTTGCGATTGCCAGCGCAGATGGGAACGGTACTTCTTATTTTATCCCCGTCAATGCCGTGGTAGGCAATCCTTCTGCCGCCGCGAATAGCGAACTGAATCACAACATCGCAGCAGGTTATTTCCCGTATGCCAACGGCTGGATCGGCGGCGTGTTCGATAGCGGCACCAGCACGCTGCGGTCGTCTTCGGGGCTGACGGTTGGCACACACTTCATTGTCGCGGGTACCGGCACCTATACGGTGAATCTCTCCTCGCTGGGAATTAGCTCGCAAACGGGCGGGGTGCTCCTCACGGTCAGCGGCGATAACAACTCGAACTACACGCAACAGCGTGCCAATGCGGACGGCACCTGGACTATTTTCAACGTCCTGGGTACGTCCGACGCTGGCGCGTTGGTCAACGGCGATGTCACATTCGTGTATGTGCCGAATAATCTGCCGAACTTCGCCTCGGGATTGGTATCCGAAGATGGCACGATTATCCAAGGAACGGGCTTCACCGCCGTCAACAGTGCCAACGGGGAAATTCGCCTGACGATTAATGGCTACACGCCAGCGGATGGGATTCTGCTGATCTCGCCGGAAGGCGACGGCGGCACCGACTTGGGTGATAACATCGTCACCTATGGCGTCGATGGCAATACGTTTGTCATTCAAACTTACGATCTCTCGTCGACTTCGCCCGCGACGCTGGTCGACACCAACCAGCGCATGTTCACCTTCGCATTCATCCCCAGTAGCAGCAAACTGAACACGCCGACCATCTCGAAGGTCGATGGCATGGCCATTTCGGTGGGTGGCAGTGTGACGCTGGCATCGGGTGCGAAAGTCACGCTCACCGCCGATGGCAAGCTCGATTACAATCCGAACGGGGCGTTCCTCAACAAGACCCCGAATAGTCCGGGGCTTTCATCGCCGCAGGACTTCTTCAGCTATACGGTGCAAGTCGCTGGCGGTGGCACGATCGATGGCAATGTGACCATCGATATCATTGCTGCCGAAGATGCCCCGACCGCCAACAAGGATACCGTCACCGGCAAACTCGGCGACACCATCACAATTAATCCTCTGGCCAACGACACCGACCCGGATATTCGCTATATCGTCGAAGGGGCCAACCTCAAGGCGGTGCAGAACGATACGGCCAACAACTCCACGTCGGTCACCGTCACCGTCGAGCAAGGAACCCCGAACTTTTTAATTAATCCGGGCACGAATCGCGGTGATTACGAAATCACGATCGGCACGAATGTCTTGACCGATCGGGGAGATGATACTCGAGGTGGGGTGCTGATTTCGACCATCGCCTCCACGGGGGTCGATCACGGTCAAGGGCAAGGTGTGCAGTTCGGCCAGGCTGCACTGGCATCGGCTAGCAACATTGCCGGGTCGGCGAACTACTTCATCGCGCTGCACACGACTGGCCCCGGTGATGAATACAACGACAACGTTTCTGCGGTCTACTTTCCGTATGCCAACGGTTGGATCGGCGGCCACTTCTCGACAACCGATGGTGCCAACGGTGGTGCCAATACGCTGTTGGTGGGCAGCCCCGGTCTGGTGGTTGGCACGCATGTCATCAACAACGGCAGCGGTCGCACCACGATCGATCTCACATCCTTGGGAATCAATTCCCAGGAAGATGGGATTCTGCTGGTCAATCACGGCAAGAACGAAGATAACTACGGCCTTCAAGTGGCCAATGCCGATGGCACCTGGTCGGCATATGTGCGTGATACGGGCACATCCGGAAGCGGCGGCGGCGAACAAGATCCGGTTGCCTTTGTCTATGTTCCGCTGAACTCCCCAGGCGTGACCGTTGGGAAGTTCGATGGCAACGCGGGAATTCTGATGGGCTCCGGCTTTACCCTCACGAAAGTGACGGGTACGGTGGGCACCTACCGATTGAGCATTCCGGGACAAACCCCGCGAAGCGGAGCCTTGTCGTTGACCATCGAAGCGGCATCGACAACAGCCGCCAATTTCGACAACATCATCATGTACCGCCCCGATGGCGATGACTGGATCATCGAGATCCGCGACATTACCGGCAGCGGGGCGACCAATCTCCCGGTGCTGGAAGATATCGGCGCGGAAGTGGCGGCCGTCTTCGCATTCATTCCGTTCCAAGTGGCGGATCAAGCCAATCTGCGAATCACGCAAATCAACGGCGTCAACATCACCGTTGGCACGCCGGTCACGCTGGCTTCCGGCTCGCAAGTGACGTTCAATGCCGATAACACGTTTAGCTATGTTTCCACCACGTTCGTGGGGACTGACACGTTTACGTACACGATCGTTGACCCCACTGGCCGCACCAGCACGGGTACGGTGGAAGTGGAAGTGACGGAAACCAACCTCGCCCCAGTCGCCAATGATGCCAGCTTTAGCGTGTTGGAGAATTCCGCTGCGGGGACGGTGGTGGGGACGGTGACGGCCAGCGATCCCAACATCGGCACTGCCAACCGCACGCTCACCTACGCAATCACGGCGGGCAACACCGGCAACGCCTTCGCCATCAATGCCAGCATCGGCGAAATCACCGTCGCGGCGGGTGCCAACATCGACCGCGAAACCCTTGCTTCGTATCTGTTGACCATCACCGTTACCGATGGTGGCTCCCCGTCGCTGAGTGCCAATGCCAGCGTCTCGATCCTTGTTACCGATGTCAACGAACCGCCCACGGCGGGGAATCCGACATTCAACCTGCCGGAAAACTCCCCGGCGAGCACTATTGTCGGCACGGTGGTGGCCAACGACCCCGATACCGGCACCAACGGCCTGCTGACCTTCAGCATCACCGGTGGCAATACCGACAATGCGTTCGTCATCAACCCGCAGACCGGCGAAATCACTGTGGCGACGGGGGCAATCCTCGATTTCGAGACACTGCCCAGCTACACGCTCACGGTTACGGTGGTCGACGCCGCTGTCACACCGCTCAGCACCACGTCGACCGTCACCATCAACCTGACGGATGTCAACGAAGCCCCGATTGCGGTGGATCAATCGTTTGAGCTGCTCGAAAACGCGACGACCGGCACCACGGTTGGGACAATCGCCGCCAGCGACCCCGATGCCGGCAGCAACGGCACACTCAGCTACGCCATCACGGGTGGAAACACCGGGAATGTCTTCGCCATCAACGCCACAACGGGCGAAATCAGCGTCGTCGATCCCAGCACCATCAACATCAACACCACGCCCAGCTACAGCCTCACCATTACCATCAGCGATGGTGGCTCGCCGTCGCTGAGTACGACAATCACTGCGACGATTACGATCACCGACAATAATGATCCGCCCACAATCGGCGATCAATCGTTCAATGTGCTCGAAAACGCCGCCAATGGCACGGTGGTTGGCACCATCGTCGCCAATGACCCGGACAGCGGCACCAATGGCACGCTGACATTCACCGCGATCGGCGGTGACCTCGGCGGCATCTTCACCGTCAATGAATCGACCGGCGAAATCATCGCCGTCAATGCCGACCTGCTCGATTTCGAGACGACACCAACCTACACCTTCACGGTGCGGGTCACTGACGGTGGCACGCCGGGGCTGACGGCCACCGCGACCATCACCATCAACGTGTTGGATGTCAACGAAGCACCCACGCTCAACGACATCAGCTTCAGCATCCCCGAAAATAGCAGCGCGGGCACCACGGTCGGCACCATCACCGGAACCGATGTCGATGCGGGGGCCAACGGATCGCTCAGTTACAGCATCACCGGCGGCAACGAATCGGGTGCCTTTGCGATCAACCCGACAACCGGCGAAATCACGGTCATCGACCCTGCACCGCTCGATTTCGAGACCACGCCATCCTTCACGCTCACGGTTACGGTGAGCGATGCCGGCTCCCCCAGCCTGACCGCATCCGCGACGGTGACAATCACCCTCACCGATGTCAACGAAGACCCGATTGCCAATTCGCCGCAAACCTTTACGGTGGAAGAGAATGCGAGCAACGGCACCTCACTCGGATCGATCGTCGCCAGCGATCCCGACACGGGAAGCAACGGCACACTCAGCTTTGCCATCACGGGTGGCAACGAGGCGGGCATCTTCGCCATCAACGCCAGCACCGGCGAAATCACCGTCGTCGATGGCAGCCAATTGGACTTTGAAACGACGCCAGCCTACACGCTGACGATTGCGATCACGGATGGTGGCAGCCTGGCAAACTTCATCACGATCACCGCTGAAATCTCGGTGATTGACGTGAATGAGGCACCCACCGGCAGCGACCTGTCGCTGAGTGTGGCGGAAAATAGCCCCGTTGGCACCGTCGTCGGCACGGTCACCGGCAGCGATCCCGATACCGGCACCACCGGCACACTGACCTACGAAATCATCAGCGGCGACCCGCTCGGCCTGTTTGCAATCGATCCTTCCACCGGCGAAATCACCGTCGCCCGCACTGCCGGATTGGATCACGAAGCCCTTTCGCAAGTCGTGCTTGTCGTGCAAATCGCCGATGGCGGCTCGCCAAGCCTGATTGCAACGGTCAATGTCACCATCGCCATCACCGATGTCAACGAACCGGTCACGCTGGCGAATGCTTCCGTGACCGTCGCGCAAAATGCTCCGGCGGGTGCGATTCTCGCGGTCATCGCGGGGGTCGATGAAGATTCCGCCGCCCCGAATAACACGCTCACTTACGCGATCACGGGTGGCAACACCGGCGGCGCGTTTGCGATCAATTCCACGACTGGCCAACTCACGCTGGCGAATCCCGCCGCGTTAGGGGCCGCCGGAAATGTCTTCTCGCTCAGCGTCACGGTCACCGATAGCGGACGCCCGAGCTTCTCGGCAACCGCGACGATTCGCGTGGAAGTGACTCCGGTGAACAATGCCCCCAGCGGCACCGGATTCGCCACCTCGATTCTTGAAAACGCCAGCAACGGTACGGGAATCGGCACCGTCATCGGCAGCGATCCCGACAGCGGCAACGATGGCACCCTGCGCTACGCAATCACGGGTGGCAACATCGGCGGCGTCTTTGCGATTGATGCAGCCACTGGCGTCATCTCGATCGTCAACGCTGCCGAGTTGGAATTCGACCGCGTTCCGGTGTACGAATTGACGATCACGGTATCCGATCAAGGCAACCCCAGCCTGTCGGCCAGCACGGTTGTGCGAATCGATGTGATTCCGGTGATTCCGCCGGTTGAAACGCGACCCGGCGACCTCGTAATTGGTGCGGATGCCGGGGGTGCGCCGCGGGTGCAAATCCTGAATCCAGATGGATCGCTTCGCGCCGACTTCTTTGCCTACGATGTCAGCTACACTGGCGGGGTTCGGGTGGCGCTGGGCGACATCAACGGCGACGGAATCGCGGACATTATCACCGGCACTGGCATCGGTGGTGGCCCGCATATCCGCATCTTCGATGGCAAGACGTTGGCCGATCTCGGCAGTTTCTTCGCCTACGATCCCAGCTACACCGGCGGTTTGTCGCTCGCGGTTGGCGATATTGACGGCGACAATCTGGCGGACATCATCACTGGCACCGATGCCGGCGGTGGCCCGCATGTGAAAGTCTTCAGTGGCCGCGACTTCCGCGAATTGGCGTCGTTCATGGCCTACTCGACCGATTTCCGAGGCGGGGTGTCGGTCGCGTTCGGTGGCCAAGGGCGGATCATCACCGGGGCCGGGGCGGGTGGCGGACCGCACGTCAAGGTCTTCAACGGCCTGACGGGGACGGAGTTGGCGAGCTTCTTTGCCTACGAGCCGAACTTCCTGGGTGGCGTTGTGGTGGCGACCAATCGCCAGGGCGAAATCCTGACCACGCCGCGCACCGGCGAGACACGCATTCGAGCCTTCGATGGCGCGACATTCGTGCTCCGCAACGAACTCACGCCGTATGTCCCGGCGATTGTCTCAGACCCCAACGATGGCCTGCTGGACGAATCGGAATTGGCGGAACTGACCGCGCAAGGCGGTGGGGTGTTCCTCAGCGGCACCCAACTGGCTGCACCGGTGATCCCGCCTGCTCCTCGCGTGTCGCGCATCTCGGCGACCGACATCAACGGCGACGGAATCGATGAATGGGTGGTGGCCAATGGACCGGGGAACGCGCAATCGGTGATCTCGATTTACGCGCGACCGGGACAAGGTTCCTTCGAGCTGGGCGAGACCGGCGATAATGTGGAAGGTGTGCTTGAACCGATCCGCACCATTGCACCGTTCGGCGAGTTCAACGGCGGCATCTTTGTCGGCGGAAGCTAA
- a CDS encoding TerB family tellurite resistance protein, which yields MPQFRAMMERMLADGQIDAQEVEELRAFLYADGKIDRKEAEFLLELHRRIERVTPAFERFFYQAIKSHILTDGAIDREEVTWLRSMILADGKVDEREKKLLRELKGEAKAISPEFDQLYAECILA from the coding sequence ATGCCTCAGTTTCGGGCGATGATGGAGCGGATGTTGGCCGATGGGCAAATCGATGCTCAGGAAGTCGAAGAACTGCGTGCGTTTCTCTACGCGGATGGCAAAATCGATCGCAAAGAGGCCGAGTTTCTGTTGGAATTGCATCGCCGAATCGAGCGGGTCACGCCGGCATTCGAGCGGTTTTTCTATCAAGCGATTAAGTCGCACATTCTGACGGATGGCGCGATTGACCGAGAAGAAGTGACCTGGCTGCGGTCGATGATTCTGGCCGATGGCAAGGTCGATGAACGCGAAAAGAAGCTGCTGCGGGAACTCAAGGGCGAGGCCAAGGCCATCTCCCCCGAGTTCGATCAACTCTATGCCGAGTGCATCTTGGCATAG
- the nhaR gene encoding transcriptional activator NhaR has protein sequence MDWLNYHHLHYFWIVAREGSITRACEVLQLSQPTISAQIKELESALKSSLFQRQGRGLALTETGRVVFRYAEEIFSLGRELQSQIRGNPSGQPMRLRVGLVDVMPKLIAAKLLEPALQIPLGVRMICTEGKLDRLAAELSVHQLDVVISDAPLPPSFKAKAFNHLLGESPVLIVGTAALRARYQNDFPRSLNHAPFLLPTEGTSLRRSLDQWFQSQKIHPVIRGEFEDSALLKTFGQSGLGMFAIPAATEMETQRNYHVQRIGQIAGVTERFYAISIERKLKHPAVVAISEQAKSQFAREFAE, from the coding sequence ATGGATTGGCTCAATTACCACCATTTGCATTACTTCTGGATTGTTGCCAGAGAGGGGAGCATCACCCGTGCCTGCGAAGTCTTGCAATTGTCGCAACCCACGATCTCCGCACAGATTAAGGAATTGGAAAGCGCGCTGAAATCTTCCCTTTTTCAGCGACAGGGCCGCGGCTTGGCACTCACCGAAACCGGTCGCGTCGTGTTCCGATACGCGGAAGAAATCTTCTCGTTGGGTCGGGAATTGCAAAGCCAGATTCGCGGCAATCCCAGCGGACAACCGATGCGCCTGCGGGTCGGACTCGTGGATGTGATGCCCAAGTTGATCGCCGCCAAATTATTGGAACCGGCGTTGCAAATTCCGTTGGGCGTGCGAATGATCTGCACGGAGGGGAAACTCGACCGACTCGCCGCCGAGTTAAGCGTGCATCAACTCGATGTCGTGATCTCGGATGCCCCGCTGCCGCCGAGCTTTAAGGCCAAGGCGTTCAACCACTTACTCGGCGAATCCCCCGTGCTGATCGTCGGCACCGCCGCACTGCGGGCCCGCTATCAGAATGATTTTCCCCGATCGTTGAATCATGCCCCGTTCCTCTTGCCGACTGAAGGAACATCATTGCGGCGATCATTGGATCAATGGTTCCAGTCGCAGAAAATTCACCCGGTGATTCGCGGCGAATTCGAAGACAGCGCACTCCTGAAAACCTTTGGCCAATCGGGGTTAGGGATGTTCGCCATCCCCGCCGCCACGGAGATGGAAACACAGCGCAATTACCACGTGCAGCGAATCGGACAGATTGCCGGGGTGACCGAGCGATTCTACGCCATCTCGATCGAACGCAAGTTGAAACATCCAGCCGTCGTGGCGATTTCCGAACAGGCGAAGAGTCAGTTTGCCCGCGAATTCGCGGAGTGA
- a CDS encoding RNA 2'-phosphotransferase: MSNAHVSMSKFLSLVLRHQPQTIGLSLDANGWADVDELLTRANQHGKRISRELLEAIVRDNDKQRFAFNDDRTRIRANQGHSVSVDLELTPKTPPELLYHGTATRFVASIRAQGLLPRSRQQVHLSADEATAIAVGKRHGKPAVLIVAAAEMHAAGHAFFQADNGVWLTDTVPPQFLSFPAE, encoded by the coding sequence ATGTCCAATGCCCATGTCTCGATGAGTAAGTTTCTCAGTTTGGTGCTGCGTCATCAGCCGCAAACCATTGGCCTATCCCTGGATGCGAATGGCTGGGCCGATGTCGATGAACTGCTGACCCGAGCGAATCAACACGGCAAACGGATCAGCCGCGAGTTATTGGAAGCGATCGTCCGCGACAACGACAAGCAGCGATTCGCCTTCAATGACGATCGCACGCGCATTCGTGCCAACCAGGGGCACTCGGTGTCGGTCGATCTGGAATTGACGCCGAAGACGCCGCCCGAATTGCTCTATCACGGGACTGCGACACGGTTTGTGGCATCGATTCGAGCGCAAGGGTTGCTCCCCAGAAGCCGCCAGCAGGTGCATCTCTCCGCAGATGAGGCGACGGCGATTGCCGTGGGCAAACGGCACGGCAAGCCAGCGGTGTTGATCGTGGCGGCTGCCGAAATGCACGCCGCCGGTCACGCCTTTTTCCAGGCCGACAACGGTGTCTGGCTCACCGATACCGTGCCACCGCAATTCCTGAGCTTCCCGGCGGAATAA